TGAAAAACCTTATTACCAACAAATCATCCAACAATGGCAGCAGCGCGTTGTCGATGCCGACACCCAAAGCGAAACCGTTACCGCTGTCGCCCCCAAAATCAGCCTCAACCAATCCCCCAAATGGGCCGTGATGCTCGATGCCGAATGGCCCGACAAAACATGGTTCAAACACATCTTAGGACAAGATTGGCTCGACAAAGGCACCGCCGACAGCCGCGATGCCGTGGCCGTCTTAAAAAACGAATTGCAGACACAGCCCGCACAACTGCTGATCGGCATCCGCGCCCGCAGCGTGCCCGACCGCGGCATCATGCGCCAAATCACCGCTCTGGCCGAAGCCGCGCAAGGCGGAGCAGTAGTGCAGTTGCTGGCGGAAAAAGACTTTTCAGACGGCCTCGAAGACTATTTAAGCCAATGGCACGCAGCTCTAACCGAACGCAGTTTGCCGTGGTTGGATCCGGCTAGGGTTAGCCAGCGGGAGCGGTTGGAGCGGGAGGCCGTCTGAAAATAAAAAAAGCCGTCTGATATTCATTTTCAGACGGCTTATTGTTTGATTGGCGAATAGGTTAACGGTAGCCTGTCATAACAATATAACCTTTAGCGCGCATACAATATCCAATTAATTTGGCAGCCTGTTCGCGGGATAAGTCGCTGGCTCTAACCTCATGGCGGCAATGACCTACTTGATCTGCGGTTGCTTCTTGGGATACCCCTTCTTTAAACCAATAACGGTATGGTTGTAATTGTCGGGGAGAACCGCACGCTGAAACTAAGACAGCCAAGGCACAACAAGAAAGAATAATTTTCATGGTTTTCATCGCAATTTAATTGAAAAAAAGATATTACTTTTTGTTAGAACCGCCTTGACCGGAAGGCGGATTATTTCCTCTGCCGCCACCCGAAGGATTACCTGTTTTGCTCGGCCAGTTGGGATTGTTGCCGTTATTTGCGTACATTCATTGTCTCCTTAATATTAATTATTGGGTTGAATAATCTCCTGAAAAGGAAAAATAAATATAAATTAAAATTTAATAAAGTTCAATTATAGTTGAAAAATATACCATTATAATTAATTGTTTGGGCAGTCGGGTTTTCCCATACTCTATTAAATGGAAAAACAGAACAACCCACACCCTTACCGCTTAGTTTTTGCACAAAACATGCGCCAAGTCCGCCGTTTGAGGGAAATCTCCCAAGAAGAATTGGCATTTGAAGCAGGAATCAGTAAAACTTATATTTGCGAAATAGAACGGGGCAGCAGAGCAGTGTCGATTGATATAATGGGGCGGATTGCAGATGCGCTGGAATTGCCCTTAGAAGAATTGTTACAGCGTGATTTGGCAAAACTAGGCCGTCTGAAATAAGCAGGATTTATTTTAGACGGCTTAATTTTATGAATATATTTGATGGGATTGTATAAATCTAAAAATATTCAAAAAAACAGCCGTCAATCCTATGTGAATTAGCATTTATACTTTTACATTAACGAGAATACCTTGTCGGTACAACACGTGCAGCCTAAAATGCAGGCTGTTAATTCAATGTAAGCTTTTGCCATGCAAAATCCCCTATCCCTAGCCGTAGTCGGCCACACCAACACCGGTAAAACCTCTCTGCTGCGTACCTTGCTGCGCGACAGTCAGTTCGGAGAAGTCAAAAACGCGCCCTCCACCACGCGCCATGTGGAAGAGGCGGCGATTAGCGACGGCAGCAATACGCTGGTTTACCTCTACGACACGCCCGGTTTGGAAGATGCGGGCGGTGTGTTGGATTGGTTGGAAGCCAATACTTCCAGCCGTTCAGACGGCATCGAGCGTTTGCAGCAGTTTCTCGACAGCCCCGAAGCGGCAGGCGATTTCAATCAGGAAGCCAAAGTATTGCGCCAGCTTTTGCAGAGCGATATGGCTTTGTATGTGGTGGACGCGCGCGAACCGGTGTTGAACAAATATAAAGACGAGCTGACCGTGCTTTCGTGGTGCGCCAAACCCGTGATGCCTGTGTTCAACTTTATCGAAGGGCAGGATTTAAGCGAATGGACAACCATGCTGGCACGGCGCGGGCTGCATGTTTACAGCGGTTTTGATACCGTTGCCTTTGATTTTGAGGGAGAAATCCGCTTGTGGGACAACCTCGCCACCATGCTGCCGGAGCGCGATACACTCGACCGTTTGATGGGGATGCGCCGTCGTGAATGGCAAAAGCTCGACAGCGATGCCAAACACGATATCGCCCATTTTCTGCTCGATGTCGCCGCGTATAAACAGGAAATCGACGAAGACGATAACCCCGAGCCGGTATTGCAAACCATGCAGGCCGCTGTGCGCCAGTTGGAACGCCAGCTTCAGCAGCAGTTATTCCAAACCTACCGTTTTTACCACAGCGAAATCGACACGGGCGAATGGGCATTGAAAGAATTCCGCCAAGACCCGTTTGATGCGGATTTGCTCAAAGAATACGGTATCCGCACCGGCACGGGCGCGGCCACGGGCGCGTTAATCGGCTTAGGTGTGGACATGGTAACGCTGGGCGGTTCGCTCGGTTTGGGTACGGCCATCGGTGGTGTGCTCGGCGGTGTGCTGCCGAATATGCAAACCATCAGCGATAAATTATCCGGGATCCAAACGCTGCATATCGACCCTGAAACCATCACATTACTGGCCGCCCGCGCTTTGGATTTGCTCAATGCGCTGCAAAAACGCGGCCATGCGGCGCAAGCCCAGATTCAGATGCTGAGCGGCAAAACGCCGTGGCAGCCTTCCAAACTGCCGTCTGAATTGAACAAAGCCAGAAGCCAGCCGAAATGGTCTGCTTTGAACACGCATTTGCCGGAGCAAAGCAGGCGCGAGCGGGCGGAAGCCGTTTCGGGATTACTGCGCCATTTACAGAAATAGCACCCATCGGATATGCCGAAGGCCGTCTGAAAATTTCAGACGGCCTTTGAGTCTTCCAAATCGATTTCTAATGCCAAACTACCAACACGGTACACAACGCATACCAATTTATCCGAATTATTTGCTGAAAAACTGTCTACTCAAAACCACACTGTTTCCTGTTATTAAAAAACAACATTTAAGGCTGCTGCACCTGTCCATATCATGACAACTTAATTACCATGTTTATTAAAATATTTTCAAAAGTTCCAACTGAAAAACCAACTCTTTATTTTTAAAAGATATTCTATAAATTTAATGATGAAATAAATTTAACAGCCAATATCAACAAATTCATCACATATCGAACAAATACGAAAAAATACGAACATAAAAATTCAAATAAATTCTTTTTATTGTTGCTTTCACAAAAAAAGCAGAAAAAATTTACCGATAATGTTTGACACAGCAAATAAAAAAATGCACAATAGCACCCGTTGAGTTGCTTGATGCAGCTTGATTTTTCTCCTCTATTTCTCCTTTGTAGACTTGGCACACATTCTTACGGATGTGTGCATTTTTTTATCCTCAATATTCAATTGAGATTCATTTTCAAACAAAAACGAATCTCAAAACAACAATTGGCTATGGTACAAATTGATTTTCCGGTCATGCCGCTTATCTCTACCCATTACCTGAAACTGCCTGATTTACACCAGGCGGCAACATCAGTCCGATTTGGAAAAATGCCGGAACGGCAGGCAAGGATATTATGAAGTCCAACTCTTTTTAACAGTTTTTATTGAAATAAAGTTACAAATATTAAATTGATTACAAAAATTTAAGTAATAAAACAAGTAAAATTGTTGACGGAATCCGTGTAAATAGGCATAATCGGTTTCGTTATTTGGTCTCAACGATCAATTAATAGTTTCTCCTCTATTTCTCCTTTGTAGACTTGGCACACATTCTAACGGATGTGTGCATTTTTTTATTCATTTTTAATCATTGTTATAATATTTCAAAAAATTTTAAGAAACTACTCCAAGTCCAGCAGCATTTCTTCTTTTACTTCTTCCATGACTACATAACTTCTGCTTTCTGCAGCTGCAGGCAACTGCAGCAGAATATTGCCCAGCATATCCCGATAAGCCGACATATCGGGCAAACGGACTTTAATCAGGTAATCGTATTCTCCGGAAACCAAATGACATTCCATAATTTGGGGAATCATAGCCACTTCGCGACGGAAATCTTCAAAAATATTGCCGGATTTTGAGCGCAGCTTCAGTTCGACAAAAACCAAAAGGCTTTTACCTAAAGCATGCGGATTAAGGCGCGCATGATATCCGCTGATCACTCCCTCTCTTTCCAAACGCCGCACGCGCTCGGTAACCGGGGTGGTCGACAAGCCTACTTTATCGGCTAATTCCGTCATCGGAATACGGGCATTCTGCTGCAAAAGCTTTAAAATTTTGCGGTCTGTTTTGTCTAATTCTTTCAATTTGGTTTTTCACTTTTTATCCGAATAAAAAAACATAATAACCATTTTTATAGGCTAAATAAAGTGAAACCCACTGTAAGATTTTAATTAGACTTCTCTATTTCACTATGATTACAAACAGGGGCAGGTAAATGGATGTTATTGTGTTGGGTTCGGGCGTAGCCGGCGTTTCCACCGCTTGGTTTTTGGCTAAAGCAGGCCATCGGGTTACCGTTATCGACCGCGCGGATGCCGCCGCGATGGAGACCAGCTTTGCGAATGCCGGACAGCTCTCTTACGGCTATACCACACCGTGGGCCGCACCGGGCATACCTGCCAAAGCAGCCAAATGGATGTTGAAGAAACACTCTCCGCTGATTTTCCGCCCCGACGGCAGCCTGTGGCAGCTGCAATGGCTGCGTCAAATGCTGTCCAACTGCAATAACGAAAAATACCACATCAATAAAGAACGGATGGTACGCATTTCCGAATACAGCCGCGAAATGTTCCGCTGTTTCGAAGCCGAAACCGGCATCACCTTCGAAGGCCGCAATAAAGGTACGCTGCAGATTTTCCGTTCACAATACGAAGTACAGGCTGCAGCCAAAGACATTGCCGTCTTACAGGAATACGGCGTGCCCTACCAAATGCTGACGCCGGAGCAATGTCTCGCATTCGAACCTGCATTAAAAAACGCGCTGCACAAAATTGCCGGCGCGCTACATCTCCCCAACGATGGCACGGGTGACTGCCATCTGCTTACCCAACGTTTGGCCGGATTATGCGAAAAAAACGGCGTATCGTTTGAATTTAACCGCCCTATCGAGCGTTTTGAAACCAACGGCAACACCTTGCGCGCGGTTTACGCTGGCGGGCAACGCTTTGAAGCCGACGTATTCGTGTGTGCCTTGGGCAGCTTCAGCCGTCCCGTTATGCAGCAGTTGGGGTTAAACCTGCCGATTTATCCGGTGAAAGGCTATTCATTAACCGTACCGATTACCGACGAATCGGCCGCACCGGTTTCCACCATTATCGATGAAACCTATAAAGTCGCCATTACCCGCTTCGACCAACGCATCCGCATCGGCGGCATGGCGGAACTGTCGGGCTATGAAATCAAGCTGTTACCGCAACACCGCGAAACACTTGAGCTGGTGGTTAACGATTTATATCCCCGCAGCGGTGATTTGACGCAAGCCTCTTTCTGGAGCGGTTTGCGCCCGATGACGCCTGACAGCACGCCGATTGTCGGTGGCGGCACCCGCTTTGACAATTTGTTTATGAACACCGGACACGGCACATTGGGCTGGACCATGTCGCTCGGCTCGGCCAAAATCGCCGCCGACTTAGCCTGTGGTTTAACACCCGAAGTCCGTAGCGACGATTTGAACCTTTCCCGCTATAACTGATAAATCCCCAGACTGTTTCACTGTTTTACGATACGGCAAACAGACGGCTTCAATATCGGGCTGCTGTTTTTCAGACGGCCTCGATAACAAGCGCGGACTTCACATAACCGCAACCGGCCGATTGCCCTATCCGACAATCAACATCGGTTTTACAATAACGGCTTAAACAGATACCGTTTGGCCGTCTGAAAATTTCAGACGGCCTCCTGAAGACCCAAGGAACCTTATGCGCCCTTTAAACGCCCAAATCCGATTGGATTATTTACGCGAAAACTATCAAACGCTCAAAGCCATTCACGGCAACAAATTACTCGCTGTCGTTAAAGCCGACGCTTACGGACACGGCGCCGTGCGTTGCGCACATGCATTGGCAGACCTTGCCGACGGTTTTGCCGTCGCCACCATTCACGAAGCCGTAGAACTGCGTGAAAACGGCATTACCCAACCCATCCTGCTGCTTGAAGGCGTTTTCGAAGCCGCCGAATATGCTTTGGTAGACCGACACCGCCTCTGGCCGGCCGTGTGCAGCCAATGGCAGCTTGAAGCATTGGCCGCCCACAATTGGCAAAATCCGGTCAAAGTATGGCTCAAAATGGACTCAGGCATGCACCGCGCCGGCTTCTTTCCGCACAACTACGCTGCCGCCTATACCGCACTGAAACAGCAAAAAGCCGTCGACAGCATTGTCAAATTCACCCACTTCGCCTGCGCCGACGAAACCGACAACGGCATGACGGAAATGCAGATCGAAGCCTTTGATCTCGGCTGCGAAGGCTTGGCAGGCGAAGAAAGCATGGCCAACTCCGCCGCCATCCTTGCCCACCCTGCCGCACGGCGTGATTGGGGGCGAGCCGGCATCGCCCTGTACGGTGTCGACCCGTTCGGCAAAACCGACCCGCGCCTGAAGCCGGTCATGCGGCTCAGCACACGCGTGTTCGGGGAACGCGTTTTGCAGCAGCACTCACCCGTCGGCTACGGCGCTGCGTTTTACACCAGCAAATCCACACGCGTCGGCCTGCTTGCCTGCGGCTATGCCGACGGCTACCCGCGCCGTGCCGAAACCGGTACGCCCGTTGCCATTAACGGACACCGCAGCCGCGTCATCGGCCGTATCTCTATGGACATGATGACGGTCGAACTCGACCCTTCGCACGAGGGCTTGGGTAACGAAGTGGAACTGTGGGGCGACACCGTCAATATCAACGAAGTGGCCGCCGCCGCAGGCACGATTGCCTATGAAATATTGTGCAACGTGAAGCGCGCCAAATTTACTTACTACGAATAATCTCAAGGCCGTCTGAAAGTGAGTCGTGCGAGTTTCGCTAAAACTCGTGTGACTCACTTTCAGACGGCCTTTACTGATAATTTTTGCTTTTTGAATAATCACAATACAAAGGGGAAACGGAATGAAAAACCACACAGAACAATCAACGGTTGCATTATTCATTGATGCCGACAATGCTCCAGCTAAAAAAATTGAATTTATAATTAATGAATTAGCGAGCTATGGCTCGGTGATGGTCAGAAAGATTTATGGCAACTGGAAAAAAGAAAGTTTAAAAGGATGGGAAGGGATATTATTAGATTACGCTTTAGCTCCCGTACAACAATTTGATTACACATCAGGAAAAAATGCTACTGATATGGCAATGACAATCGATGTTATGGATTTACTGTTCCAAGGAAAAATAGATGTGTTTTGTATTGCTTCTTCAGATAGTGATTTCACACCGTTAGCTATGCGTATCAAGATGGAGGGTAAACAAGTAATTGGTTTTGGCGAGAGAAATAAATCGTCCAAGGCTTTGGTTGCTGCATGTAACAAATTTTTATTTCTAGATGACAGTCATGAATTAACACAAGAAGCAGGAATCCGTAGGAAAACAGGAGCAGAATTAAAAAGCAATACTTCATTAATGAACCTATTACGCGATGCCATTGCCCATTGTCGCGATGAAGATGGCTGGGCAGGTTTGAATGAAGTAGGAAAAATTATCAATAATCAGTCATCATTTGATAGTAAAAACTATGGGTATTCCAAGTTAAGTGATCTTGTCAAAGCGATTGATATATTTGAAACAAAGCTAGCTGAAAACCGCTCACAAATATTTGTACGCAATAAAAGAGATAAATCCCCCAAGGTAATTTAACCGCATATTCACAAAAATACACAAAGAGGAAAGAGCAAAAATTATGAACGAAAACCAATCCCTCACCTTAGCAAAACAACTGATTGCCGAAGCTTCGGTAACGCCCGACGATAAAAACTGCCAACGTATTCTGGCAGAACGCCTGCAAAAAATCGGTTTTACCGTTGAAGAAATGCACTTCGGCGACACCAAAAACATCTGGGCGCGCCGCGGCAGCGAAGCACCGTTGATCTGCTTTGCCGGACACACCGACGTCGTGCCCGCCGGTCCGTTGGAGCGTTGGACTTCACCGCCGTTTGAACCGACCGAACGCGAAGGCCGTTTATACGGGCGCGGCGCAGCCGACATGAAAACCAGCATCGCCTGCTTTGTTACCGCTTGCGAACGTTTTATAGCCGCCAACCCCGACCACAGCGGCAGCCTGGCCTTTCTCATCACCTCCGACGAAGAAGGCGACGCGCACGACGGCACGACCAAAGTCGTTGATGTCCTGAAAGCACGCGGCGAATTAATCGATTACTGCATCGTCGGCGAGCCGACCGCCGTCAACGGATTGGGCGACACCCTGAAAAACGGCCGCCGCGGTTCGCTGTCGGGCAATCTGACTGTTAAAGGCAAGCAGGGCCACATCGCCTATCCGCATTTGGCCATCAATCCCGTTCATACCGTTGCTGCGGCATTGGCCGAATTGACCGCCACCGAGTGGGACAAGGGCAACGATTATTTCCCGCCGACCGGCTTCCAAATTTCCAATATCAACGGCGGCACCGGTGCCACCAATGTGATTCCCGGCCTTTTAAACATCAAATTCAATTTCCGTTTCTCCACCGAATCCAGCGAAAGCGGCTTGAAACAGCGCGTGCATGATATTCTCGACAAACACAATGTTACCTACGATTTGGAATGGTCATGCTCCGGCCAACCGTTTCTCACCCAAGCCGGTGTGCTGACCGACGTAGCCAGAGCCGCCATTGCCGAAGTGTGTGGTATCGAATCCGAACTTTCCACCAGCGGCGGCACGTCGGACGGCCGTTTTATCAAAGCCATTGCCACCGAGCTGATCGAGTTGGGCCCCAGCAACGAGAGCATCCACCAAATCGATGAAAATGTTTTGTTGGACGATATTCCCAAGCTTTCCTCCATTTACGAAGGCATTATCCGACGCCTGCTCAACGCTTAAACCCCAGAGGCCGTCTGAAAATTTCAGACGGCCTCTGTCTTGAAAAGATAAAACATTGTGGCACAATCGCGATATATGACAAATAAAACGGTTTGCCTGTACAAAAGCAGTAATCTCAAACCCAAGCCGTTTGTTTGCATAACCATCGCAATCCCGCGTTTCTCCAACCCGATATAAGGAGTTTTATCATGAGCTTTATTCTGACCAGCCCCGAATTCAAAGACGGTGATCTGCTTGATGTCTCCTATCAGGCCGACAAAGAAAACCAATCTCCGGCGCTGAATTGGACCGAACCGCCGGCAGGCACCAAAAGCTTTGCCGTCGCCATGCACGATCCTGATGCACCGACCGGCGGCGCAGGTTGGTGGCACTGGTTTGCCGTAGGCATTCCCGCTTCTTTCCGCGGCTTGGAGCGTAACGCAGGCAAAGTCGGAGGCGGCAACCTCCCCGAAGGTGTGCGCCAACTGCCGAACGATTGCAGCGATTTGGGCTACATGGGCTGCTATCCGCCAGTCGGCGACCCGCCACACCGCTACATCTTCACCGTTTACGCGCTCGATTGCGAAATGCCGGAGATTCCGGAAAACGCCACCACCGGCATGGCCGGCTTTGTGATTCACAGCCATGTATTGGGCAAAGCCCAGCTTACCGCACGCTACCAAAGAACCTGATTCTTCCCGAAAACAAAAATGCCGTCTGATTCAGACGGCATTTTTTCTATACGGCAAACCTTATTTGGCAGCTTCCAAAGCTTGGCTCAAATCAGCCAGCAAATCGTCGATGTGCTCGATACCGATACTGAGGCGGACCATGTCTTCGCCCACACCGGCCGCCGCCAATTCGTTCGCATCCAACTGACGGTGCGTGGTTGTCGCAGGATGGCAGGCCAAAGATTTTGCATCGCCGATATTCACCAAACGCAGGAACAGCTTCAAAGCGTCGATAAATTTCGCACCGGCTTCGCGGCCGCCTTTAATACCGAAGCTGAGCAGGCCGGAAGCTTTACCGTTGTAATCACGGTCGATCAGGGCTTTGTACGGACTATTGTCCAAAGCCGGATAGTTTACCCAAGCCACTTGCGGATGGTTTTGCAGGAATTGCGCCACTTTCAACGCGTTTTCGCAATGACGCTCCATACGCAGCGCCAACGTTTCCAAGCCTTGCAGCAACAGGAACACATTCATCGGGCTGATGGCCGCGCCGGTATTGCGCAAAGGCACTACGCGCGCACGGGCGATATAGGCTGCCGGGCCGAAATGTTCGCAATAGTTTACTCCGTGGTAAGACGGATCAGGTTGGTTGAACACTTTATCAAAACGCGGATTGCCCGCCCATTGGAACTTACCGCCGTCGATAATCGCACCGCCGATGCTGGTACCGTGTCCGCCGATATATTTGGTCAAAGATTGAACCACAATATCCGCACCATGTTCGATCGGACGGAACAGAGCCGGAGAAGGCACGGTATTGTCCACCATCAACGGCAAGCCTTGTGCATGCGCCGCTTCGGCAAAAGCCTTGATGTCGATCACGTTAATCGCCGGATTGCCGATGGATTCGCAATAAACCAAACGCGTACGCTCGTCGGTATTCGCCGCAATCTGCTCAGGCTTGTCCGGATCAACAAAACGCACTTCAATACCTTGACGCGGCAGGCTGTGGGCAAACAGATTATATGTGCCGCCATACAGCGTTTTGGTCGCGATAATGTTGTCGCCCGCTTCCACCAAAGTCTGCACGGCATAAGTAATCGCCGCCATACCGCTGGCCACGCACAATGCCGCAATACCGCCTTCCAATTGCGCGACGCGCGCTTCCAAAACGGCAGTGGTCGGATTCATGATGCGGGTATAGATATTACCGGCCACATTCAGGTTAAACAGATCGGCACCGTGCTGGGTATTGTCGAAGGTGTAACTGGTGGTTTGATAAATCGGCACGGCTGCCGCTTTGGTGGTCTGCTCCGGTTCGTAACCGGCGTGCAGGGCGATGGTTTCGGGTTTCATGATTTCTCCTGTTTCGCAATCTTGCTTCAAAGCCCGTATTATATAGCGAATAAGGCGGTTTTTGATATACGCTGCAAATACACTTAAGCAGGCAAAAATGGATCAGGCCGTCTGAAAAAACCGATTATTTTTCAGACGGCCTGATCTATAAAAGCTGACTAATCCCTTTATGACACTTCAATCCGAATCACGCGACAAGCCGCCTCCAACTCCCGTTTCATCTACCTCTGCGATATGAAAAGGCCATCTGAATTTTCAGACGGCCTCACCTGATCAATCAAACTGCAATCCGAATATAAAATTCAGCTTCTACTTTTGTATTTATCAAACCGTTTTCATATCCAACAGGCCGTCTGAATTTTCAGACGGCCTTTACGTCAATATATGCGGTTTGTTATCAACACAAACATTTAACTGTGAATGCACCGCTTATCAAGCAGATTCCCGAAAACGGTGTGTTTAAAACGCCTCGCCCACTTTCACGCCGCCGGCAGTATCTTTCGGCGTGGCCAGTTTGGCCGTCGCGGCTTGAGCTGCTTTGAATTCGGGCGTTTCCATCACGGCGGCGGCTTGTTCGGCGGGCAGGGTATTGGCCATGTATTGCCAGCGGTCGGCCAATGCGGGGTTAGCCGGAATCACAAAGCCTTCGCGCAATTCG
Above is a genomic segment from Neisseria weaveri containing:
- a CDS encoding helix-turn-helix domain-containing protein, which produces MEKQNNPHPYRLVFAQNMRQVRRLREISQEELAFEAGISKTYICEIERGSRAVSIDIMGRIADALELPLEELLQRDLAKLGRLK
- a CDS encoding DUF3482 domain-containing protein — encoded protein: MQNPLSLAVVGHTNTGKTSLLRTLLRDSQFGEVKNAPSTTRHVEEAAISDGSNTLVYLYDTPGLEDAGGVLDWLEANTSSRSDGIERLQQFLDSPEAAGDFNQEAKVLRQLLQSDMALYVVDAREPVLNKYKDELTVLSWCAKPVMPVFNFIEGQDLSEWTTMLARRGLHVYSGFDTVAFDFEGEIRLWDNLATMLPERDTLDRLMGMRRREWQKLDSDAKHDIAHFLLDVAAYKQEIDEDDNPEPVLQTMQAAVRQLERQLQQQLFQTYRFYHSEIDTGEWALKEFRQDPFDADLLKEYGIRTGTGAATGALIGLGVDMVTLGGSLGLGTAIGGVLGGVLPNMQTISDKLSGIQTLHIDPETITLLAARALDLLNALQKRGHAAQAQIQMLSGKTPWQPSKLPSELNKARSQPKWSALNTHLPEQSRRERAEAVSGLLRHLQK
- a CDS encoding winged helix-turn-helix transcriptional regulator, with translation MKELDKTDRKILKLLQQNARIPMTELADKVGLSTTPVTERVRRLEREGVISGYHARLNPHALGKSLLVFVELKLRSKSGNIFEDFRREVAMIPQIMECHLVSGEYDYLIKVRLPDMSAYRDMLGNILLQLPAAAESRSYVVMEEVKEEMLLDLE
- a CDS encoding D-amino acid dehydrogenase, with protein sequence MDVIVLGSGVAGVSTAWFLAKAGHRVTVIDRADAAAMETSFANAGQLSYGYTTPWAAPGIPAKAAKWMLKKHSPLIFRPDGSLWQLQWLRQMLSNCNNEKYHINKERMVRISEYSREMFRCFEAETGITFEGRNKGTLQIFRSQYEVQAAAKDIAVLQEYGVPYQMLTPEQCLAFEPALKNALHKIAGALHLPNDGTGDCHLLTQRLAGLCEKNGVSFEFNRPIERFETNGNTLRAVYAGGQRFEADVFVCALGSFSRPVMQQLGLNLPIYPVKGYSLTVPITDESAAPVSTIIDETYKVAITRFDQRIRIGGMAELSGYEIKLLPQHRETLELVVNDLYPRSGDLTQASFWSGLRPMTPDSTPIVGGGTRFDNLFMNTGHGTLGWTMSLGSAKIAADLACGLTPEVRSDDLNLSRYN
- the alr gene encoding alanine racemase, coding for MRPLNAQIRLDYLRENYQTLKAIHGNKLLAVVKADAYGHGAVRCAHALADLADGFAVATIHEAVELRENGITQPILLLEGVFEAAEYALVDRHRLWPAVCSQWQLEALAAHNWQNPVKVWLKMDSGMHRAGFFPHNYAAAYTALKQQKAVDSIVKFTHFACADETDNGMTEMQIEAFDLGCEGLAGEESMANSAAILAHPAARRDWGRAGIALYGVDPFGKTDPRLKPVMRLSTRVFGERVLQQHSPVGYGAAFYTSKSTRVGLLACGYADGYPRRAETGTPVAINGHRSRVIGRISMDMMTVELDPSHEGLGNEVELWGDTVNINEVAAAAGTIAYEILCNVKRAKFTYYE
- a CDS encoding NYN domain-containing protein; this encodes MKNHTEQSTVALFIDADNAPAKKIEFIINELASYGSVMVRKIYGNWKKESLKGWEGILLDYALAPVQQFDYTSGKNATDMAMTIDVMDLLFQGKIDVFCIASSDSDFTPLAMRIKMEGKQVIGFGERNKSSKALVAACNKFLFLDDSHELTQEAGIRRKTGAELKSNTSLMNLLRDAIAHCRDEDGWAGLNEVGKIINNQSSFDSKNYGYSKLSDLVKAIDIFETKLAENRSQIFVRNKRDKSPKVI
- the dapE gene encoding succinyl-diaminopimelate desuccinylase translates to MNENQSLTLAKQLIAEASVTPDDKNCQRILAERLQKIGFTVEEMHFGDTKNIWARRGSEAPLICFAGHTDVVPAGPLERWTSPPFEPTEREGRLYGRGAADMKTSIACFVTACERFIAANPDHSGSLAFLITSDEEGDAHDGTTKVVDVLKARGELIDYCIVGEPTAVNGLGDTLKNGRRGSLSGNLTVKGKQGHIAYPHLAINPVHTVAAALAELTATEWDKGNDYFPPTGFQISNINGGTGATNVIPGLLNIKFNFRFSTESSESGLKQRVHDILDKHNVTYDLEWSCSGQPFLTQAGVLTDVARAAIAEVCGIESELSTSGGTSDGRFIKAIATELIELGPSNESIHQIDENVLLDDIPKLSSIYEGIIRRLLNA
- a CDS encoding YbhB/YbcL family Raf kinase inhibitor-like protein, encoding MSFILTSPEFKDGDLLDVSYQADKENQSPALNWTEPPAGTKSFAVAMHDPDAPTGGAGWWHWFAVGIPASFRGLERNAGKVGGGNLPEGVRQLPNDCSDLGYMGCYPPVGDPPHRYIFTVYALDCEMPEIPENATTGMAGFVIHSHVLGKAQLTARYQRT
- a CDS encoding O-acetylhomoserine aminocarboxypropyltransferase/cysteine synthase family protein; translation: MKPETIALHAGYEPEQTTKAAAVPIYQTTSYTFDNTQHGADLFNLNVAGNIYTRIMNPTTAVLEARVAQLEGGIAALCVASGMAAITYAVQTLVEAGDNIIATKTLYGGTYNLFAHSLPRQGIEVRFVDPDKPEQIAANTDERTRLVYCESIGNPAINVIDIKAFAEAAHAQGLPLMVDNTVPSPALFRPIEHGADIVVQSLTKYIGGHGTSIGGAIIDGGKFQWAGNPRFDKVFNQPDPSYHGVNYCEHFGPAAYIARARVVPLRNTGAAISPMNVFLLLQGLETLALRMERHCENALKVAQFLQNHPQVAWVNYPALDNSPYKALIDRDYNGKASGLLSFGIKGGREAGAKFIDALKLFLRLVNIGDAKSLACHPATTTHRQLDANELAAAGVGEDMVRLSIGIEHIDDLLADLSQALEAAK